The DNA window GATGGATTGAACCGTTTATGGGGTCAGGCGTTGTCGGTTTCAATATCACACCGCGCAACGCTGTCTTTGCAGATAGCAACCCATGTCTGATTAATTTCTATAACGCAATCGCGAGCGGAAAGATAGATGGTCTGAAAGTGAGAAAATTCCTTGAACAACAAGGCGAAATACTATCAAGATGTGGGCAAGATTACTATTATGAAGTTCGACAGCGGTTTAATAAAACGCATGAACCCTTAGATTTTCTCTTTTTAAATCGCTGCTGCTTCAATGGAATGATTCGCTTTAATCGTAAAGGGGACTTTAATGTGCCTTTCGGGCACAAGCCTCAGCGATTTGCCAAAGCATACATCACAAAGATTGTGAATCAAGTTGACTACGTTTACGTCTTGTCAAGGCATTCCAACTGGTCTTTTATCTGCCAAGATTATAGAGAAACACTCAAAGAGATTTCTGAAGACGATTTTGTCTATTGTGATCCGCCTTATGTTGGACGGCACGTCGATTATTTCGATAGTTGGGACGAAGAGAATGAACAATATCTATTTGAGACTTTGAATCAATCTCCTGGCAAATTTATCTTATCTACTTGGCATAGCAATCAGCACAGGGAGAATGTCTTTCTGAAGACGTTGTGGTCGGAATTTAATATGTTAACCAAGGAGCACTTCTATTACCTTGGCGCGAAGGAAGAAAATAGGAAACCGATGCTTGAGGCATTGGTAATGAATTACACACCTAAACACTTGCATGAGGAACCGACTGAGCGAGCCGAACAACTTTTGCTTCTCGAAAAGTTGGCAGAATATCAAAAAAGTGAGAGTTTGGTATCGTGAAATTGAGTCAAGAATGTTAAAAATCTGTTTTTCGGAGCGGTTCGGCCATCAACCATCCGATGACGTTGATAATATCGTCCTGCCGTTCCTGTAGCATCACTTCGATGAGTGCCGGTTTTTCGGCAGCAAGTGCGTCGCGTAAGGTGTCCTTGAAATCACCCAAATTCTCAACCCGCTTGGCATACGCACCGAAAGATTTTGCGAATTCAACGAAATCAGGATTGAGCAGATCGGTATCAATTGTGCGTCCTTCGCATCCCTTTATTTGAGACCCTTTAATCGCTGACAAGGCACCGTCATTTACGACAATCGCCACGACGTTGATGCCGTATTTCATAGCGGTTGCCATTTCCACTGCACCCATCAGGAACCCACCATCGCCACTGAAACAGATAACCGGACGGTCGGGATGTGCCACCTTCGCACCAATCGCCGCAGGGTATGCGTGTCCTAACGCTACGCCGATATTCGGATAGAGGAAAGTCCTCGGATCGTAGATAGGAAATTCAGCAAAGGACGCATAGCCGAGGGCATGGACATCAATCGCATAGATAGTATCCCGTGGAAGCACATCCTGTAATTCATGGATGACTGGCAACGATGGCTGTGCATCAAATTTTGTGCGGAGTTCTGCCAGTGTCTCGTCCCAGTCATTTTCGCCGGGACCAACATCCTCAATGAGTGCTTGCAACGTCAGTTTCATATCACCGACGACTCCCACATCACACGGATATTCAAGTCCAATCTCGTCTGCGTCTTCGTCAATTTGGATGAAGGGTTGGGGCAGTTCCAGACTCCAGTTTCGGGTATCAATTGAGGTGAAGCGGGGTCCGATGCCGATTAGACAATCAGCCCGTTGGAGTGCCTCGCGTCCGAGATAGCCGTAGCAGATTTGTAATGCCAGCGGATGGTCTTCTGATAAAACGCCTTTTCCATTACGGGTAACGATGACAGGTGCGTTCAGTTTTTCGGCGAGGAGCCGTAACTCGTTTCGGGCGTTTGCGTGAAAGACGGCTGATCCGGCAAAGATTAATGGCATCTTGGCGTTGCGGATAGTTTCAACGGCGGTGCTGAGGTCTGTATCGTCGGGTGGCGGTAATTCGGCGCGTTCCACACGCTTGGGGATTCGGACCTCGCCTTCTCCTGTGACGACATCCATCGGGAATTCCAGCACTGTCGGTCCGGGTCTCCCGTTCCGCATCGCTTTAAAGGCGTTTTCGACGACGACAGGAATCTCGGCGACGGTGTGTGCGATAGCACAGTACTTCGTGAGCGACTCGAAAAACCGCATCTGATCCAAACCGTGGAACATTTTGCTCGGGTGTTTGCTGTAGAGACTGGAATCGCTCTGTCCGGTGATGAGTAGAACAGGGGCGCAATCGGTAAATGCCTCTAAAATCCCTGTTGATGCGTTGCTGGCACCCGGTCCCGGCACAGTAATAGCGACACCCACCTCTCCCGTTGCGCGGGCAAAGCCGTCCGCCATCTGCGTTGCTGCATATTCATGTCGGACGAGGTAGTGGTCAATTGTGTCTTTTCCGCGTCGCAGCAAAGCGTCGTAAATCTGAATGTTTTGGGTGCCGGGCATTCCGAAAACCGCTGAGATGCCTTGCGCTTTCAAGCATTCGATGAGAATATCTCCGCCTTTCACGTTTCAGTCTCCTTTGTGTTCTTTAAGAAAATTTTCTAACCACGCATCGGGGTCATACCCCAGTCTGCGTAGGAGTCGGCAGCCGATACCTTTTAGAAAATTTGGGATGAGATTAAAGAGTCTAAGTCGCCAGTTCATAATTGGTAACACCATTTCTACTTGAAGAGTTCCGATAACCGATCGTCTTCAGAAATCCATCCGTCGCTTGCGGGGGCGGGGGGTAGCGGGTATCAATAGAGAACGTTCCCGACAATAGTATTATCATGGCAATCACAGAAATAAAAAAAATCACAGTTCAAATCCCGCCTACAAGATAGCGTCGCCAGTGTTTTTATCGAAAAAGTACATACGTTCTGGGACAAACGAGACATAGAGATGTTGCCCAATCTCCGCTGCAAAGTTCGGGGCTGTGCATGCCTTGAGAATAGTATGCGCGCCTGCGGCATCCGTTCCGAGGGTCACCTCAACGATTGTTTCCGCGCCAAGCGGTTCGACACTATAGACTTCCGCTTGAAAAGCGTTCGGAATGGATTGATGACTCACAAGGACATCCTCAGCGTGCGCGCCAAAGACAGTGTCGCTGTTTGAGGTGTTGTCGTTCAGTGCTTTAGCAATCCGGGCATCTTGGATTGTCACAGAATTGTTATTTCCAGTGTCGTCTGCTAATTTCAAGTGAAGTTCGCCATTGGTGCTGGTGATGTCGCATGGGATGCAATTCATGCTCGGATTACCGATGAAACCCGCGACAAATAGGTTGGCAGGGTGGTTATAGATGTCCGACGGGGTTCCAAGTTGCTGGATTCTACCCGCTTCAAGCACGGCGATTCTGTCCGCCATTGACATTGCTTCGATTTGGTCGTGTGTTACATAGAAAGTCGTCGTGCCGAGTTCACGTTGCCGCCAACGGATTTCGGCGCGCATTTCCGTGCGGAGTTTCGCATCCAGATTGGATATCGGCTCGTCCATGAGGAAGACTTGCGGACGACGTACCATCGCCCGTCCGAGTCCGACGCGCTGTGTCTCACCACCGCTCAACTGGTTCGGCATACGCATGAGCAGGTGTTCGATATGGAGCATCTGCGCGATATCTCTGACACGCCGGTCGATTTCCTCGGTAGAGAGTTTTCTCGGATGTAATGGAAACGCCATATTCTCATAAACGCTCAGATGTGGATAGAGAATATGGGATTGAAAGACGAAGGCGACATCGCGTTCTGCTGGCGTTTTATCGTTAACACTGACATCGTCCAAATAAATTGTGCCTTCTTCGGGTTTGTCCAAGCCAGCGATGCAGCGGAGCGTTGTCGTTTTCCCAGCACCTGTTTGACCGAGAAGCACGAAGAATTCTTGGTCTTGGATATCGAGGGTGATGTCGTCGAGCGCAGTAAGGTCACCGAATCGTTTCGTGATGTTTTCGAGTTTTACTGTTGCCATAAATATTCTATATTAACGCAAGTTGCCACTGGTCTATAGACATAGCACTCCTACGGAGTGCTATCGCTTAAATACGCCGTTTCTATAGACATAACACCCCTACGGGGTGAAGAAAGTGTCCGAGAAATCGTGTTACAATGTTCAAAACCCGTTGGTAGCAACTTGGGTTATATTACTGTATTGTGGATATTGATTTAGTATAGCATGCATCGCGTTTAGCGGTCAACAAGAATTAGTTTTCAGTCCAGAGCGATTCAGTTGTTCCGTTCTTCGGTCAGGTTTCTACCCCAGGCCCGGGAGGTGCGGTTTTGCGATGTACCATAGGGGTCAATTTAGCGATTATCCATGCCAGTCTCGGCAGAGTAAGTCTGAACTCTGATTGCTGTGATTTTTCTGATTTTTCTGATAAGATCTCTGATGGAAAATAAGATGCTGAGTGCGGCGTTGAAGTTTCTACAAAGACGGCGTTCCCGCAGAACTGCCGAGTCGTCAGGACTCGGTTTGCAGTTGATTGTGATAGGCACTCTTATCATGCAAATCAGAGCCATCAGAAAAATCACAGTTCAGAACGCAACAGTGGAAAGCGTTAGGAATGCAGATCGCATTTGGGTGTGTACACCGCAAAACCGACCATCTCGGTTTGCGTGCCGAGGGTGTTTTTGCAGACCGAGATGGCTATTTTTCTTAAATTGACACTTATGGCTTCACTATAAATTGACACCTATGGGTCCTACTTGCGTATCAGCAGCTTGCGCGTCGCCGCGTAATCACCCGCCTTAAGCGTGTAGAAATACAGACCTGTCGCAACCTTCTCACCGAGTTCATTTCTGCCATCCCAATAGATCGCACGCGAACGGCTATGATACAAACCCGCAGCCTGATACCCCAGCTGCAACTCCCGCACCACAACACCGCGTATATCGTAGATCGT is part of the Candidatus Poribacteria bacterium genome and encodes:
- a CDS encoding Dam family site-specific DNA-(adenine-N6)-methyltransferase gives rise to the protein MKVMIPPIKCQGIKSKLVPFIKRVVDWSFEGRWIEPFMGSGVVGFNITPRNAVFADSNPCLINFYNAIASGKIDGLKVRKFLEQQGEILSRCGQDYYYEVRQRFNKTHEPLDFLFLNRCCFNGMIRFNRKGDFNVPFGHKPQRFAKAYITKIVNQVDYVYVLSRHSNWSFICQDYRETLKEISEDDFVYCDPPYVGRHVDYFDSWDEENEQYLFETLNQSPGKFILSTWHSNQHRENVFLKTLWSEFNMLTKEHFYYLGAKEENRKPMLEALVMNYTPKHLHEEPTERAEQLLLLEKLAEYQKSESLVS
- a CDS encoding thiamine pyrophosphate-binding protein, translating into MKGGDILIECLKAQGISAVFGMPGTQNIQIYDALLRRGKDTIDHYLVRHEYAATQMADGFARATGEVGVAITVPGPGASNASTGILEAFTDCAPVLLITGQSDSSLYSKHPSKMFHGLDQMRFFESLTKYCAIAHTVAEIPVVVENAFKAMRNGRPGPTVLEFPMDVVTGEGEVRIPKRVERAELPPPDDTDLSTAVETIRNAKMPLIFAGSAVFHANARNELRLLAEKLNAPVIVTRNGKGVLSEDHPLALQICYGYLGREALQRADCLIGIGPRFTSIDTRNWSLELPQPFIQIDEDADEIGLEYPCDVGVVGDMKLTLQALIEDVGPGENDWDETLAELRTKFDAQPSLPVIHELQDVLPRDTIYAIDVHALGYASFAEFPIYDPRTFLYPNIGVALGHAYPAAIGAKVAHPDRPVICFSGDGGFLMGAVEMATAMKYGINVVAIVVNDGALSAIKGSQIKGCEGRTIDTDLLNPDFVEFAKSFGAYAKRVENLGDFKDTLRDALAAEKPALIEVMLQERQDDIINVIGWLMAEPLRKTDF
- a CDS encoding ABC transporter ATP-binding protein; the protein is MATVKLENITKRFGDLTALDDITLDIQDQEFFVLLGQTGAGKTTTLRCIAGLDKPEEGTIYLDDVSVNDKTPAERDVAFVFQSHILYPHLSVYENMAFPLHPRKLSTEEIDRRVRDIAQMLHIEHLLMRMPNQLSGGETQRVGLGRAMVRRPQVFLMDEPISNLDAKLRTEMRAEIRWRQRELGTTTFYVTHDQIEAMSMADRIAVLEAGRIQQLGTPSDIYNHPANLFVAGFIGNPSMNCIPCDITSTNGELHLKLADDTGNNNSVTIQDARIAKALNDNTSNSDTVFGAHAEDVLVSHQSIPNAFQAEVYSVEPLGAETIVEVTLGTDAAGAHTILKACTAPNFAAEIGQHLYVSFVPERMYFFDKNTGDAIL